Within the Musa acuminata AAA Group cultivar baxijiao chromosome BXJ2-9, Cavendish_Baxijiao_AAA, whole genome shotgun sequence genome, the region AGGCACTCCCATCAAATTCTTAGTACCACCATGCAAGAACCAGACTCTATAGTATTCAAACCAGACTTGACAGTATTCAAAGCTAAAAGGTAAAAGATGTGGTTACCTCGAGGTTCACTTATATGACAGTTTTCATGCTGATGACCAACTTCTTACCAATCAACACTAGTTGGCAAATCCTTAGGACCGCCACCCAAACACCTCAGACCAGACCCTATAGAATTCAAAGCTTGAAGGTAAAAGATGGTTCACTTATATGACAGCTTTGATGCTGATAATGCCAGCAGCATCTTGCCAATCAGCACTAGTTGCACATTCTGTATGCCAGCCAAAATGGATTATATGCCAACCCAATGCTACATAGGTACACTTCAAAATATTAACATGATGGAGCGCCAGTTCTATGCTGACACAGTAAGCACTAATCAACACTTGCTGGCATGGTGGGTTTATGTAATCCTTGAATTTGTTGAGACAACATAGAGATACTTAAAACTCCTCTTTCAATCAATTCCTATACCCCAATAAATGTCAAACAACACAAAAGCATCAGAGTTTACCTTCTTTCTTAAGAAAAATAACTACTTGAAAAGCTGATCACAAACTGATAAATTCAAAAAGGAAAAAGGTAAAGGATCAATTAGAAGTGCATCCAAAAAGAGGAAGGAACCTAGCAGAAGTACGCTTTATCCCGTTTATAGATTATGCTAATGAAAATTTTTGCATATCGTCTATATATGTTCCATTCATTCTAATCATGCCAGCCTCTTTGACTATTAAGTTTGGAAGGAACCTTGCAGACTTACAGATTATGCTAATTAAAATACCTATAGATATCTTCTATTCACTCTAATCATGCTAGCCTCTTCCTTGGACTACTAAGTTCCCGTAAATAGCTCTGATTTCAGTAGTGCCATTTTCTGGTTATGACAACCCAACTATGACCTTCACCAACTGAACTTTTGAAGCAATAAATGACAATTAGGGAGAAACCACAATCATAAGCAACATACTACATCACAACAATGTGCAATCGACTTCACCAAGCCAAATTAAGGTTTCAATTTGTTCCAGTGCCAATTGTTCCATATTATTTCTCATAAATATCACCATATTTGTTATTACAAATTATTTAAATATCACTATTCCGAAAAAAAAACACAATTGATCATACTTATACTTTAAACTCTATCTCTAATTTcagcatcataaatatttcatctgaATTAATGACACATACCCTACAGTCCTTTAACATGAATTTTTTTAATGAgcataaggaaaaaaaaagaaataactattttaaaatttatgatttttgCCTAAACATTTATGCTTAAACAATTTTTCTCCTTGACTCATACCAAACAGCTGAAGCACAATGATATATCATTATTATGAACAAAAACAATGCATGTTTAGTCTAAAATGTGGCTGAATTTAAAACAGTCCAATGGGATACTAACTAAGCTTGCTTTAATACAATAAGAATTTGGTAACATTAatcagtattttttatttattataaatcaaaacacCATTTTACGCTTGAATTTACCTAATAAAAAAGCAAGTCCACGAAAAAGCAAGACTAAATCTCCGGAAAGCGACGGGGGAAATGAAAGCGGGTGATTCAATGATTACAAAGACAGCTCAGCTAACAATCACCTCAAAACAATTCACAAAACGAGATGCAACAGTAACATCATCTCTAAAGACTCGACGAACAAACGAAGAATAAGAGGAGGGCAAAGCAGAAACGCATACCCCGGATCGCGATTGAGGATATCACAGATCTGCACGTTCATCGCCCCGTCCGGCCGCATTAGCATGTCGCTCGTGGCTCGATCCACTAGCGCGCCCGCCATCGCTGCAGCCTCGAAACCATAAGTAACAGCCGAACCAACAGACGATTTATTTCGATGGAAATAGAACCGAATTCTGACCAATACAACCGGAGGCGTTCCTTCGCGGACGATCGAAACGGGAGGAATCGAGCGTCCGGGGCGGCGAAAAGGAAATCCCTGACCGACGAAATGCGCGTTTGCCCAACTCGAATTCCCGTCCTCTTATGCGCTGAAGAAGGGCGATTCATCGGTGCTTCCGCTTTTCTAAAaaaaggattaattttcttagtaAATAGCCTCGTTTTCATTCCAACCATACGCAtctaaatatatgagatattttgtGGTTGAAATGAAAAATACAAAAGTGAGATGAATAAATAGAAATGCCCGACGGACAAAATTGCATCCTCAAGTCTTCATCTCATCTAAATCACAATATTTTTGTTTGCAAAAGAAATCGTGACACTAAAATCgacaatgaaaaatgaaatatgtatacatatatattttttactacgGTTCGATTTCCTACCTCGTCCGATCAACCCAGTCCAGCATACATCGACTCCGGGACACGATCCCCGGATCGGTCCAAGTGGAAGCGTTCTCCTCGATGGCGATCATCGGCGACGCCCTTCGCCAGGCGTTCATGCCGAACCCTCCAGGAGGAAGAGAGGGCGTGGGACCGGCCGTTGTCTTCGTCGTCCTCGTGGCGAGGCAATCCAGCGCCCGCTCTGCCGCGATTGGAAGGTCCTCCGGGCCCTGCAGCTGAACGTGGGCCAGGAATCGGAGCTTCGTCGGCACCGTGGAGCGTTCTATTCGACGGACAAGGAGGTGGCTGACTATTACCGGACGGTGGTGTTCGTGCCGTCCGCGATCTTCTTCTCCGTCTCCGTTGCTTACCCTAATTGCCGGTAAGATTGTAGGTTAGGTTTCTCACCTTGCTCTTTTCTCCTCACTTTGACTAAAAAAGAGTGAAAATATTGCAACTTTAATCGCTTAATTCAAGAATCTAAACAGTGCGAATGATCTTTGCCTTGGAATAAATTCCTCCGTTCCGTCCTCCAAGTCTGAATACTTATTGATTCCTCTTCCGAACACGAGAGTGCTCGAAAGACGAGCGAGGTTGAAACAAGTTCGTCAAGTCAAATTGACGATTAAATTTGATTTTAGGAGTAATACAAGATTATTACTTTTTTAATTTTAGCACATTATTATTAGTCTGAGTATATTTTAGTTTGTAACAAACATATTTGATATGAATTATAAATCCATTATTTTCTAATTCATTATGATTTTAGGGGTCATTTGATTAtacatctttttttattattttgatgaaaaattgttGTATAGAAAGAGTTGGTTAGGATATTTATATCCAGAGATGTAtcttagaatattaaaatttcttaaaaggttttttttgttatttataatttttaataataaaaaatatataattttactatttgtaataaaaaaatatatcgtcGATAAAAATCTCCAATAGAACATTTTTTCGAAACAATTGCAAAAATGTGTCAATTTTATTAGGGCAATCGAACCGACCCACCGCGCGATCCTCCCGTCTAGGTTTTCTTTTGTATCTCCTCCGCCACCGGCGACTCGATCCCCACCGTCCTCCAACACAATCCTCCGCTCTTCACCGACGCAGGCGGTAGTTCTCTTTTATCTCCTCGGCTACCGGTGACGTCGGGCAGTGATGGCTCGGAACGAGGAGAAGGCGCAGTCGATGCTGAATCGATGGGTGGATATGAAGAACGAGGAGAAGAGGAAGCCCAAGGAGCGCCGTCCGTACCTGGCCTCGGAGTGCCGCGACCTGGCCGAGGCCCACAAATGGCGCTCCGAGATCCTCCGCGAGATCGGCGTCAAGGTGACGGAGATACAAAACGAGGGCCTCGGCGAACACCGCCTCCGCGACCTCAACGACGAGATCAACAAGCTCCTCCGCGAGCGCGTCCACTGGGAGCGCCGCATCGTCGAGCTCGGGGGCCCCAACTACACCAAACATGCAGCCAAGATGACTGATCTCGAGGGCAACATCATCGACGTCCCCAACCCCAGCGGCCGTGGCCCCGGCTACCGATACTTTGGCGCCGCCAAGAAACTCCCTGGAGTCCGCGAGCTCTTCGAGAAGCCCCCGGAGGTTAAGAAACGCCGCACCCGTTACGAGATCTACAAGCGGATTGACGCCAGCTACTATGGCTACCGCGACGACGAGGATGGCATCCTCGAGAAGCTGGAGGCCCCTGCCCAGGACGACATGCGTCGTCGAGCAGTCGAGGAGTTGGAGCGCATCAAGGCCATCCGGAGTGAGGCCATGAAGATGGTGAAGAGTGGGGAGGTGGCGAGCGTGGAGCCCACTGCTGCCCCCGCTGTTGAAGTAGTGCTGTTTGAGGGGGTCGAGGACGTcgtggaggaggagaggaggttggagatggaggaggagctGGAAAGGACCAAGGTGCAGCAGGAGTTTGTGGCACATGTTCCACTTCCGGACGACAAGGAGATTGAGAGGATGGTcgttgagaagaagaagaaggaactgTTGAGCAAGTACATGAGCGAGGAACTGATGGAAGAGGAGCAGGAGGCTAAGGAAATGCTCAATGTCAATAGGTAGGGCTCACTGCCTTCTTCTTGCTGTTGCTGGTTAAATTAGGTTTTGGTTTATCCTTGCAATTAATCATATAAATTTGGTATATGGAGTTTATTTATGCACAAACTCCTAGAGATGAAGAATAACTACCTTACTGTTTTGCTAGAGAATGCAATTTCATCCGTCCTTGTGTTTCAGAATTGTGCTTTTCTTGATGAGTTTGTAGGTGAACTTTAGAAGGAACTCTAGGAAGTACGAAATTGATTACTTTTTAGCAAAGGGGTCTTTCATCTCTGCAAATGCTTCTTTTTATATAATTATGGATTTCAAACAGATACATGTATGAGTGTGATTGTTCACATTTTTTGTGTGTATCTGATGATTTTTTCTTTGTTGCTTTCTAAAAGTGCTTATCTCCTTGTCAGTTAATCATAATTTGATATTACCTGTATTTCCATAGTTATAATTTTTCAACTCACATTTGTCTTCTCCACTACGACGAAATGAGAAATAGTTTTCAGATTTTTTCAGATGGATGGCACTATGGCAAAGCATAGGGATGAATGTTTGATGACTAGATTGTAAAGATGACACATACCATGCAAAACATTGGTTTTTGAGGAATGAATTTTTCAGCAATAATAAACTATGATTATTTTTAGGGGTGTTCAAATTGAACCGGAAAACTGAACTGAACCAGTTCAAAACCGTTCAGTCCGAGCTGGTTCACCAATGATTCGATTTTGAAGGCTATAAATGGTCTTGGTTCGAGGGTACGCTTCTTTGGTTTAGTTAATTGATTCAAATCGAATCGAACCGATTTGAATTGAAGAGATATCAATCCGATTGAGTTCACTGCTCTAAGACTTTAATCGGTTCAAACCGATTAATCAAATTGGCCCAAATGCCCAATTTCACAAATAACGTGGGctcaattttataaatattattgtgTTGTCCAATTGGACCAAGATTTCGGtttgattcaattgaattgaatcggttcatttaaaaaaattatattttttaaattacttgAAATCATAATCTGGTTAACCGAACCGAATTAATCGGTTTTGAATCAGTTCAGTTAGGTAGATCCGAATCGGTTTTGGTTCGGACTACCTTTAACCGAACCGAACCAAAAAATGGTTCGGTTTGGCCCTTAACGGGTCGGTTCGAACCGGTTTGAACACTATGGGATTTACTAAGCTCTATGAAAATATGTGTATTTTTGtaatgatatatatttatttttggttTCGGAAAGCTGGAACTATGTATTTAAGTCATTGATGTGTAGTTCCTTGCCGGGAGGATTGTCGCAAGCACAAAAATAGCAAAATGTTGACTTATCTGCTGACATAAATATGTGTCCAAAATCTTGGTTTGACTTCCCTTTGCGGTCAGGCCTATCATATTTTTCAGCTAGATCAATGAGGACTATTGAGGTGTTACATAGGAATGCTGATACCTAGTCCATATGTGGAGCTGCATCACAACATGCATCTGGAAATTGTCACTTTTATTCATCTTCAATTCAATATTCATTGAATCTGAATAGTCTCCATATTGTTCTTCTGTTTAAATACTTCATTTCAATGTCATCGAATCTGAATAATCtccatattatttataatatacagTTACTTTGAAATTTGAGTGATAGTACCAATGCACCATCAGACTGTCCTTGGAATTGTTTCAACTTGGTCACGTTGAATATTGTTTCCAATTTATAAGCTACTATTCTGGCCCATTGAATGACCTTAAAAAATTAGAAGATTCCTTATGCCATTGTATATACTTGGTTCATGCAATTCTAGCTAGCAGCTATGTATCTCTTCAACTTTTAGCTATGCCATCTTGTTCCTGTAGTTCGGCATCAACTGCATCAACCTTCGTGGAGTTGTTTTCCATATAAGATAGAATATTTGGAAGTGGTCATCCGTAGAAGACTTCACATGATGTAATATTGATTGGAGTTAAATGAATTGTTGCATGTCCATTCTGTTTATGAATggtcaatccacaattcacagttAAGTACTTCTGGTTGATCTGTCTTATTGGTGATAGGTTGTGCTTGTACTGAACTTGATTCCTTGGAATTTAAAAAAATTGTGCAGAAAGAAATTTAATGATTCTGTTACTATAACAGATAATCGATTGAGGCATCCTATGTTGTCTGCGCATATGCTCTACAAACAATTCGGCCAGAAGTTTGTCAGAtggtgtaaaaatattacaaaattttaaaatgtaCATATTTTGTCAGTCAATCAACTCCTACCATTATTGCAGTTTTTCTTGTAGTATTAGGAGGTTTTTGATATAGTCCATTACTATATTATCCAAAACTCATTCTAGACTTTATAATGGCCTACTATGGAGATGTAATCTTCCAAGCTCTTAGTCTTGGGTGGTAGTCTTGTCATTTAAAGTTCAACAAAATACAATGTCACTTTAAAGTGTAACTGATATGTTATCTAAGTTTGGTATATCGTAATCTCCTTTTAACTTTACAtttctatatattctgcttcaatGTCTTCCTGTCTTATTTTATCTTGATTTGAAGTTCAATAACAAAATGCAATATGACATAATAAAATTGATAAGTCCTCCCTAGTTTAGTGTATTGTAATATTATTTAAACTTGACATCTTTTGGTGGTCTGCTCCAGTTGTCTCCCTATCGTATCTTGTATGTCCTCTTATGCCACAAGGAACACCATGAACTGTGTTTCATTCACATTATGGATTGGATCTATTATATGAACTGTTATGGATCTATTAGTTCCTTCATTTACACAGGACAAGTAATTGTTGAGTTGACATTCTTTCAAATCCATATTGAACACTGACGAACAACTTCAGATCAATCATCTAAACTGAAAGAAAGTGATTTGTAGTAGTTTCCCTGATATGTATCAGATAGAAAAGAGTTGGATGGTAAagaaaagaagattggtagtcaACGTCATCTGTGCGACCAACCATAAACAACATCAGAAGATTTTTGAATTGCTCAAACAAGTAGGAAACCGAATGATTAGTTTCAGAATTGCATCATATCATTCTTGAGCTCAGATCTCCAATGTAAATGGTGGTTCAATTTTATACATGGTGTGTTACACTAattgcagatatatatatatatatatatatatatatatatatatatatatatatatatatatatatatatatgtatatatgtatttcttTATTGAGAATGTGTACAAAGTATGGAGTTGCTGCTATCACTCTTTATGCTTAGTTCTCATGGAGCAGATATTTGTCAAAGTATTGACTAATATGCTAATTGACTCAGCCTGAAATGACACTCTAGCTTTTCGCTTTTTTCTATTCATATGGCCTAACATCTTTTGTTCATCGAGCAGGTAGTCATGAAtgagttgctgctgctgctgccacaagTATTTGCAAGATGCTGTAGTTCTGAGACAAATGAAGACGTAGTTACTTACTGGGCCTCTTCATCAGGAGCTTGGTTTACTTTCTCTGCAATCTCATAATAGAGTACCTTCGGTTCCTTGAAACCAGTCGTCCTGTAATCAACCCATTATGCAGCAGCATCGCTGCTTTCTTTACACTGTACCTCATGAAGCGACAGACACGCAGTGGACTGTCGGCACTTTTGCTGCTGATGCTTTTCATTGTTTATTCAGTGACGCTCGCTGGCAGCTTATTTGTGTCCGGAATGTTGTTTCGTTAGCATTCTACAGCGCGTTCAAACCTACGTTGATTGTTCTTGTTTACCAGTATGATTTGTTTTTCCTGTACTGGGAGAATCTGTGGTCGGTGGAGCAATGTAACATAGCTCTCGATCAAGGAGCTCAATCTCTCTGGGGGTTAAAAAATGCTCGATATCTAAATTCCAGCATTATCCTCTTTATTTGAATCATGGCCACTCATTGCTGCTGCTCCATTAGACATTGGCAGGCGAGGCgtattcatctctctctctctctgtctctctcacgaagtcttctccttttgcaggcccaACACCACATGTCACCTGCTGCCATTTCCGACCCCAAATGGCTGCGCTCATCCTCCGGCCGCTTCCTCGGGCTTGGAGCAGCTTCGAAGCGTTTCCCCGCAACCGACTCGCGAAGGGTACTCAAAACAGACGGCATTCATCTCGAAAGCGATCCACATCGGCCCTGGTTGCGTCGGCATCGACGACAGGGGCTACCGGAATGGCGGATGGCACAAATCGCAATGGGAGAGATGGGCCATCATCTACAGCAGAGTTtggaaccattgatgacattaaaGCCGCTCTTTACCAGGCATTGACCGGTAAGTAACACGCTCTTATCGAGCTACATACGGTGACTGcgaggaagatgatgatgatcGCTGATATATCACATTATACATCAAGGCATTGACAGAGGGATCTTTGGAGCCACATCTTCGAAGAAATCGGAGATTGCTGGGTTTGTGGAACTGCTGGAGTCCCGAAACCCCACGCCATATCCTACCGACCATCTACGAGATAAGGTTGGTAATATGACGAATCAAATTTTAGAATCCAATGAATCAAATTATAATTTATGGTataaattatagattattttttttgaacttattaatcgaTGTTGATAGTATATTACTAGCTTATGTTTTGCAAATCAATGGGCATGCATATTTTGTCAATTATGaatttaaattaatcaaattatGCTTATACTTTGCAACTTAGGTATCATGCTGatagtatattattaatttatgtttgttattttatatttattttacaaAGTGAAAGTGGCTGACATCTTCACCTATGCACATAAGCTATCATTTCTTCATAACCTTTCTTAGTTGTTCATACCATGATTTGTATTATCGGTCCATACTGATGTATCGCCCAACTATCGGTACGGTATATATTGAGTTATACTGAGCATACCGACACATGATATACTAAGGTGTACTGATGTACTGCCCATATCGAGCGATATGCTTCGGTACGTTAAACCCTGATTCATATAGCAGAAACAAACGGGATCAACAATTCCTCGTGCGAAACGATTGTTATCctcgagagagatagagagagaggattCCAAATAAACAAAGTTTTGATCATTGAGAAACAATAATTAATTGACATCATCATTCATattgaaataaaagaaagaaacttcAGCCAACTAAAATCCGGAGAGGAATATGCAATCTTAGTTTACTGATGAATTATTCGATGTGTTTTACCTTTAAAATATTTGCAAATACTGACCATGTGGGAAAAAGAAAGGTGGATGGATGCTGGAAGCTTGTTTACAGCACAATTTCAATATTAGGTTCCACAAGAACAAAGCTTGGTTTGCGTGGCTTCATCAGTCTTGGGGACTTCTTCCAAATAATCAATGTTGCAAAGGTAAAGCAATTTCCATTACTTTGCAGTGAAAACATGTTTTAATAAATCgggattatttattttttgtcgGGTCTGGCTGATTGTTATTTGACAAGAACCATAAGCCTACACATAATCAAGCTTATATAGTGTGTGTGATTGATTGGCACCAAGATTctgtctttaacacttcaaacatTTATTTGAACACCAATGGTCAAGagttcaaagcctcatcccatgaATTCTATTAATGTACCATTGAAATCTCAGCCAACAAGTTTTACACTTCAAATGTTGATCTCATGGTAATGTATTAGAGTTACCAAAGATTCAACTGACAATTTTAATACACCTAAAACATTGATTTAGTTGTGGCATTACCAGATTTACTTACTCATGGTTGAGGATTCGAAGCCTTGGCAAATAGATCCTTTAAATTGTCAATTGGTTTAGCCAATAAGTTAGTTATTATCAATAATTTTATGATCAAATCCCCTCTTCACACcctttagaaaaaagaaaaagattatttACCATTTTAGTCAATCTAAATAGATTATAAGGTAAAGTTAAAGAAAGTTT harbors:
- the LOC103998063 gene encoding fibrillin protein 5 homolog is translated as MAALILRPLPRAWSSFEAFPRNRLAKGTQNRRHSSRKRSTSALVASASTTGATGMADGTNRNGRDGPSSTAEFGTIDDIKAALYQALTGIDRGIFGATSSKKSEIAGFVELLESRNPTPYPTDHLRDKVDGCWKLVYSTISILGSTRTKLGLRGFISLGDFFQIINVAKEKATNVIKFNLRGLQLLSGQLTIEASYRIASKTRVDIKLERSNITPDQLMKIFEKNLDLLLAIFNPQGWLEITYVDESMRIGRDDKGNIFVLERNDDIEV
- the LOC135623124 gene encoding uncharacterized protein LOC135623124 — protein: MARNEEKAQSMLNRWVDMKNEEKRKPKERRPYLASECRDLAEAHKWRSEILREIGVKVTEIQNEGLGEHRLRDLNDEINKLLRERVHWERRIVELGGPNYTKHAAKMTDLEGNIIDVPNPSGRGPGYRYFGAAKKLPGVRELFEKPPEVKKRRTRYEIYKRIDASYYGYRDDEDGILEKLEAPAQDDMRRRAVEELERIKAIRSEAMKMVKSGEVASVEPTAAPAVEVVLFEGVEDVVEEERRLEMEEELERTKVQQEFVAHVPLPDDKEIERMVVEKKKKELLSKYMSEELMEEEQEAKEMLNVNR